One region of Kwoniella newhampshirensis strain CBS 13917 chromosome 6, whole genome shotgun sequence genomic DNA includes:
- a CDS encoding dihydroxy-acid dehydratase gives MSANGACEGCTCGRADGSVVAPPAEGFERSRQEARTFTAAENKYEGVEPAVPLRSKKWFNNVEDPEMTSLYTERYLNSGLTLSELRPLNKPMIGIAQTGSDLSPCNRHHLELAKRVRDGIIANGGTPFEFPCHPIQETGKRPTASLDRNLSYLSLVEVLYGYPLDGVVLLTGCDKTTPALLMAAATVNIPAIVMNVGPMLNGYNGPALVGSGGVVWDSRKLLAEGKINEAQFINRVALSAPSVGHCNTMGTASTMNALAEALGMALPGSSSIPAAYRERGACGYSTGLRIVDLVREDIKPSDILTREAFENAIAVNTAIGGSTNAPIHLNAIAKHIGVKLDCSDWMNVGYELPLLVNVMPAGEWLCEEYHRAGGLPAVIAELLAHDALPHPSALTVSGQTMSENCLGDFTTDRRVIRPFDTPLVSKAGFLNLSGSLFDSAIMKTSVISAAFREQYLSDPEDPEAFEGPVAVFDGPEDYHHRIEHAEHVQAGTILIMRGAGPLGYPGAAEVVNMIPPGHLIKKGIELPCIGDGRQSGTSGSPSILNASPEAAAGGMLAYIRDGDRIRIDLKKRTADVLMSAEEIEQRKTELGTYEQRGLVPDSQTPWQEIFRNEVGQLSEGMVLNRAVKFQRIAQTKGIPRANH, from the exons ATGTCAGCAAACGGAGCTTGCGAAGGATGTACCTGTGGACGGGCAGACGGGTCAGTCGTCGCACCACCTGCCGAAGGGTTCGAGCGATCTCGACAGGAAGCGAGGACGTTCACTGCCGCCGAGAACAAGTATGAAGGGGTGGAACCTGCTGTGCCACTTCGATCGAAAAAGTGGTTCAACAATGTAGAAGAcccag AGATGACATCGCTTTACACTGAGCGATACCTCAACTCCGGTTTGACCCTCTCCGAACTTCGACCGCTCAATAAACCGATGATCGGTATTGCCCAGACAGGATCCGATCTCTCACCATGCAACAGACATCATCTCGAGCTGGCCAAGAGGGTCCGAGACGGCATCATCGCGAACGGTGGGACGCCTTTCGAGTTCCCATGCCATCCGATCCAGGAGACGGGGAAGAGACCTACCGCGAGTCTGGACAGGAATCTGAGTTATCTCAGCTTGGTCGAGGTGCTTTATGGATACCCCTTGGATGGTGTTGTCCTGTTGACCGGGTGCGATAAGAC AACTCCTGCACTGCTCATGGCCGCGGCTACGGTCAACATCCCCGCTATCGTCATG AACGTCGGACCCATGTTGAACG GCTACAACGGTCCCGCGCTCGTCGGATCAGGCGGTGTCGTCTGGGACAGTCGTAAGCTCCTGGCAGAAGGCAAGATCAACGAAGCGCAGTTCATTAACAGGGTAGCACTGTCCGCTCCCAG CGTTGGTCATTGCAACACCATGGGCACGGCGTCTACCATGAATGCTCTCGCCGAAGCTCTCGGTATGGCTTTGCCCggctcatcctccatcccAGCAGCATATCGAGAACGAGGCGCTTGTGGATACTCTACTGGCCTCCggatcgtcgatctcgtccGCGAAGACATCAAGCCGTCGGATATCCTCACCAGAGAAGCGTTCGAGAATGCCATTGCGGTCAATACCGCCATCGGAGGGTCGACAAACGCACCCATCCACCTGAACGCCATTGCCAAGCATATCGGGGTCAAGCTGGACTGCTCTGACTGGATGAACGTGGGATACGAGCTGCCTCTGTTGGTGAATGTCATGCCGGCGGGAGAATGGCTCTGTGAGGAGTATCACCGAGCTGGAGGTCTTCCCG CCGTCATCGCCGAGCTGCTCGCCCACGacgctcttcctcacccttCTGCCCTCACGGTCTCAGGCCAGACCATGTCCGAGAACTGCCTCGGCGACTTCACCACCGACCGAAGAGTCATCAGACCATTCGACACGCCCCTCGTCAGCAAGGCTGGTTTCCTGAATCTTTCCGGGTCCTTGTTCGACAGTGCCATCATGAAGACGTCTGTGATCTCCGCCGCATTCAGAGAACAATACCTGTCCGACCCGGAGGATCCCGAAGCTTTCGAAGGCCCCGTCGCTGTCTTTGACGGTCCTGAAGACTATCACCACCGTATCGAGCATGCTGAACATGTCCAGGCTGGAACGATCCTCATCATGCGAGGCGCAGGACCCCTAGGATACCCGGGTGCTGCGGAAGTCGTCAATATGATCCCGCCAGGACATCTTATCAAGAAGGGGATCGAACTGCCTTGCATTGGTGATGGGAGACAATCAGGCACATCAGGTTCACCGTCAATCCTCAACGCGTCGCCCGAAGCAGCTGCAGGTGGTATGCTCGCCTACATccgagatggagatcgGATCAGGATCGATCTCAAGAAACGTACCGCGGACGTCTTGATGAGtgcagaggagatcgaacagaggaagacggagCTGGGCACGTATGAACAGAGAGGTCTGGTACCGGATAGCCAGACGCCCTGGCAGGAAATCTTCAGGAATGAAGTGGGTCAACTCAGCGAGGGTATGGTGTTGAACCGGGCGGTCAAGTTCCAACGTATTGCTCAGACCAAGGGGATCCCCAGGGCGAATCATTAG
- a CDS encoding nucleolar protein 16, which translates to MANPRQRAKAKSHKNRKPGPNALKRLRQKEKKAPVLQGPEVLQAGWDKKKTVFQNYAALGLLPSIPVPKGASSSRSQRVKLPQVPAANELEGVKVGFGRIIRDEEGNVVDIVIDEEEQEEKEDEEMFNDEEYEPAVVEGKTEVVRKLEAIAATAAPVERHTSTSERTWLQHLIDRYGDDTESMAKDHKLNVWQKTEGEIKRMIKKAGGVAKLSK; encoded by the exons ATGGCCAACCCTAGACAGAGAGCAAAGGCAAAGTCACACAAGAACCGCAAACCTGGACCGAACGCTCTTAAGCGATTGCGtcagaaagagaagaaggcgcCAGTGCTACAAGGACCCGAGGTGTTGCAAGCAGGATGGGataagaagaagacggtgtTCCAGAA CTACGCCGCTCTCggtcttctcccttctaTACCTGTCCCGAAAGGCGCATCATCGTCCCGGTCACAACGTGTCAAACTCCCCCAAGTACCGGCAGCGAACGAGCTGGAAGGTGTCAAAGTTGGCTTTGGTCGCATCATCagggatgaggaggggaaCGTGGTTGATATCGTCAtagacgaagaggagcaagaggagaaggaggacgaggagatgttCAATGATGAAGAGTATGAGCCTGCGGTCGTCGAGGGAAAGACTGAAGTCGTGCGAA AACTCGAAGCCATTGCAGCAACCGCCGCACCGGTCGAGCGACACACGTCAACGTCAGAGAGAACATGGTTACAGCATCTCATTGACAGATACGGAGATGATACCGAATCGATGGCAAAAGACCACAAACTGAATGTATGGCAGAAGACCGAAggtgagatcaagaggatgatcaagaaggccGGTGGCGTGGCAAAGTTGAGCAAGTAG